From Odontesthes bonariensis isolate fOdoBon6 chromosome 21, fOdoBon6.hap1, whole genome shotgun sequence, a single genomic window includes:
- the LOC142370807 gene encoding hemoglobin subunit beta-like has translation MVKWTDFERATIQDIFSKIDYDIVGPAALARCLVVYPWTQRYFGRFGNLYNAAAITSNPRVAAHGKVVLAGLERAVQNMDNIKQTYAELSVLHSEKLQVDPDNFKLLADCLTIVVGSQLGKNFTPEVHAAFQKFLAVVVSALRKQYH, from the exons ATGGTCAAATGGACAGACTTCGAGCGCGCTACCATCCAGGACATCTTCTCAAAAATAGACTATGACATCGTGGGCCCTGCAGCTCTTGCCAG GTGTCTGGTTGTCTACCCCTGGACTCAGAGGTACTTTGGCCGTTTTGGAAACCTGTACAACGCTGCTGCTATCACATCAAATCCGAGGGTTGCAGCTCACGGAAAGGTGGTCCTCGCTGGTCTGGAACGAGCTGTGCAGAACATGGACAACATCAAACAAACATATGCAGAGCTGAGCGTGCTGCACTCCGAGAAACTGCAAGTGGACCCTGACAACTTCAAG CTCCTGGCCGACTGCCTGACCATTGTGGTTGGCAGTCAATTGGGCAAAAACTTCACTCCTGAAGTCCACGCTGCTTTTCAGAAGTTCCTGGCAGTGGTGGTGTCCGCTCTGAGGAAGCAGTACCACTAA
- the LOC142370984 gene encoding hemoglobin subunit alpha-A-like — translation MSLTGKDKSVVLAFWQKASPQSDVIGAEALGRMLTSYPQTKTYFAHWSDLSPESPQVKKHGATIMAAIGNAVGMMDDLVGGLSKLSELHAFKLRIDPANFKILAHNIILVLAMYFPGEFTPEIHVSVDKFLQCVALALSDRYR, via the exons ATGAGTCTTACTGGAAAGGACAAGTCTGTGGTGTTGGCTTTCTGGCAAAAAGCTTCCCCTCAGAGTGATGTGATTGGAGCTGAGGCTTTGGGCAG aatGCTGACCTCATACCCTCAGACCAAGACCTACTTTGCGCACTGGTCTGATCTGAGCCCTGAGTCTCCTCAGGTGAAAAAGCACGGTGCTACCATCATGGCAGCCATTGGAAACGCCGTCGGAATGATGGATGACCTTGTCGGAGGTCTGTCCAAGCTGAGCGAGCTTCATGCCTTCAAGCTCCGAATTGACCCTGCCAACTTCAAG ATCCTCGCTCACAACATCATCTTGGTATTGGCCATGTACTTCCCTGGAGAGTTCACCCCAGAAATCCATGTCTCCGTTGACAAGTTCCTGCAGTGCGTGGCTTTGGCTCTGTCCGACAGATACCGCTAA
- the LOC142371337 gene encoding hemoglobin subunit beta-like, translated as MRVVGHTTTKARSLRVKMVKWTDFERATIQDIFSKIDYDIVGPAALARCLVVYPWTQRYFGRFGNLYNAAAITSNPRVAAHGKVVLAGLERAVQNMDNIKQTYAELSVLHSEKLQVDPDNFKLLADCLTIVVGSQLGKNFTPEVHAAFQKFLAVVVSALRKQYH; from the exons ATGCGTGTGGTGGGCCATACGACCACGAAGGCAAGGAGTCTGAGAGTCAAAATGGTCAAATGGACAGACTTCGAGCGCGCTACCATCCAGGACATCTTCTCAAAAATAGACTATGACATCGTGGGCCCTGCAGCTCTTGCCAG GTGTCTGGTTGTCTACCCCTGGACTCAGAGGTACTTTGGCCGTTTTGGAAACCTGTACAACGCTGCTGCTATCACATCAAATCCGAGGGTTGCAGCTCACGGAAAGGTGGTCCTCGCTGGTCTGGAACGAGCTGTGCAGAACATGGACAACATCAAACAAACATATGCAGAGCTGAGCGTGCTGCACTCCGAGAAACTGCAAGTGGACCCTGACAACTTCAAG CTCCTGGCCGACTGCCTGACCATTGTGGTTGGCAGTCAATTGGGCAAAAACTTCACTCCTGAAGTCCACGCTGCTTTTCAGAAGTTCCTGGCAGTGGTGGTGTCCGCTCTGAGGAAGCAGTACCACTAA
- the LOC142371339 gene encoding hemoglobin subunit alpha-A-like — protein sequence MSLSAKDKTTVKAFWDKASPKCAEIGAQALGRMLTSYPQTKTYFSHWSDLSPESPQVKKHGATIMAAIGNAVGMMDDLVGGLSKLSELHAFKLRIDPANFKMLVHNIILVLAMYFPGEFTPEVHVSVDKFLQCLSLALSEKYR from the exons ATGAGTCTCAGTGCAAAGGACAAGACCACGGTGAAGGCTTTCTGGGACAAGGCATCCCCCAAGTGTGCCGAGATAGGAGCTCAGGCTCTGGGCAG aatgCTGACCTCATACCCTCAGACCAAGACCTACTTTTCTCACTGGTCTGATCTGAGCCCTGAGTCTCCTCAGGTGAAAAAGCACGGTGCTACCATCATGGCAGCCATTGGAAACGCCGTCGGAATGATGGATGACCTTGTCGGAGGTCTGTCCAAGCTGAGCGAGCTTCATGCCTTCAAGCTCCGAATTGACCCTGCCAACTTCAAG ATGCTCGTACACAACATCATCTTGGTATTGGCCATGTACTTCCCTGGAGAGTTCACCCCAGAAGTCCATGTCTCCGTTGACAAGTTCCTGCAGTGCCTGTCTTTGGCTCTGTCCGAGAAATACCGCTAA
- the LOC142370808 gene encoding hemoglobin subunit alpha-1 yields MSLTAKDKEAVKSFWAKASGKADMIGSDALSRMLVVYPQTKTYFSHWKDLSPGSAPVNKHGKTVMGGVALAVSKIDDIAAGLLNLSELHAFTLRVDPANFKILSHNILVVMAIMFPDDFSPEVHVAMDKFLAALSRALSEKYR; encoded by the exons ATGAGTCTCACCGCCAAGGACAAGGAAGCAGTCAAGTCCTTCTGGGCTAAAGCGTCTGGCAAGGCCGACATGATCGGCTCTGATGCTCTGTCCAG GATGCTGGTAGTGTACCCTCAGACCAAGACTTACTTCTCCCACTGGAAGGACCTGAGCCCCGGCTCTGCCCCGGTGAATAAGCACGGAAAGACCGTGATGGGTGGAGTTGCTCTTGCTGTGAGCAAAATCGACGATATTGCCGCAGGCCTTCTTAACCTCAGTGAGCTGCATGCCTTCACTCTGAGAGTGGACCCTGCTAACTTCAAG ATTCTCTCCCACAACATCCTCGTGGTTATGGCCATCATGTTCCCAGATGACTTCAGCCCAGAGGTCCATGTGGCTATGGACAAGTTCCTGGCTGCGCTGTCCCGCGCCCTGTCTGAGAAATACAGATAA
- the LOC142371891 gene encoding hemoglobin subunit beta-1-like yields the protein MTQGAGQRSQELVHSHMDLWAEVIWEHDGHNHEDVVGENLVAAHGKVVLAGLERAVQNMDNIKQTYAELSVLHSEKLQVDPDNFKLLADCLTIVVGSQLGKNFTPEVHAAFQKFLAVVVSALRKQYH from the exons ATGAC ACAGGGCGCGGGACAGCGCAGCCAGGAACTTGTCCATAGCCACATGGACCTCTGGGCTGAAGTCATCTGGGAACATGATGGCCATAACCACGAGGATGTTGTGGGAGAGAATCT GGTTGCAGCTCACGGAAAGGTGGTCCTCGCTGGTCTGGAACGAGCTGTGCAGAACATGGACAACATCAAACAAACATATGCAGAGCTGAGCGTGCTGCACTCCGAGAAACTGCAAGTGGACCCTGACAACTTCAAG CTCCTGGCCGACTGCCTGACCATTGTGGTTGGCAGTCAACTGGGCAAAAACTTCACTCCTGAAGTCCACGCTGCTTTTCAGAAGTTCCTGGCAGTGGTGGTGTCCGCTCTGAGGAAGCAGTACCACTAA